The Kineothrix sp. MB12-C1 genome includes a window with the following:
- a CDS encoding EFR1 family ferrodoxin (N-terminal region resembles flavodoxins. C-terminal ferrodoxin region binds two 4Fe-4S clusters.) → MMNTYSNIKIAYYSGTGGTELAAKSFQSRLETEGCICTIEKITDGMDHDQCDHGLLLLLFPVHAFNAPDAVYKWIDGLDTVKRISAAVVSVSGAGEVCPNTACRVSSIKRLTKKGYHVLYERMIVMPSNWVAPAPGPLPYLLMQALPKAVAQITSDLLLGICKKSKPFWFDRIFSMMGKLETFGGHYWGKRIKVLEHCTKCGWCVGHCPSGNITMLNGKPTFADQCHFCLKCIYGCPSKALEPGTCKFVVIQEGYCLQDISKKHPQDPQIPVKDLKAGLFWLGVKKYLVSLSSNQGGNK, encoded by the coding sequence ATGATGAATACATATTCCAACATAAAAATCGCCTATTATTCTGGCACCGGCGGTACAGAATTAGCGGCAAAGAGTTTCCAAAGCCGATTAGAAACAGAGGGCTGTATATGCACCATTGAAAAGATAACCGATGGAATGGATCATGACCAATGTGACCATGGTTTGCTTCTCTTGCTGTTTCCGGTCCATGCATTCAATGCACCAGATGCAGTTTACAAGTGGATTGATGGATTGGATACTGTAAAACGCATTTCCGCGGCTGTAGTCTCAGTTTCGGGAGCTGGAGAGGTTTGTCCTAACACAGCCTGCCGAGTCAGCAGTATCAAGCGGTTAACAAAAAAAGGCTACCATGTTTTATATGAAAGAATGATTGTCATGCCCTCCAACTGGGTTGCACCTGCACCGGGTCCATTACCCTATCTGCTAATGCAGGCATTACCAAAAGCCGTTGCTCAAATCACCAGCGATTTACTGCTGGGTATCTGTAAAAAAAGCAAGCCATTTTGGTTTGACAGAATTTTTTCTATGATGGGAAAACTGGAAACCTTCGGTGGACACTACTGGGGTAAGCGGATAAAGGTATTGGAGCACTGTACAAAATGCGGATGGTGTGTAGGGCACTGCCCTTCCGGTAATATAACTATGTTAAATGGAAAACCAACCTTTGCTGATCAATGTCATTTCTGCCTAAAATGCATCTATGGCTGTCCAAGCAAGGCCTTAGAACCGGGAACCTGTAAATTTGTTGTCATTCAAGAGGGTTACTGCTTGCAGGATATTTCAAAAAAACACCCACAAGATCCTCAGATACCTGTTAAAGATTTGAAAGCAGGACTTTTTTGGCTAGGGGTTAAGAAATATCTAGTGTCTTTAAGCAGCAATCAGGGGGGGAACAAGTGA
- a CDS encoding ester cyclase — protein MDYKEKVKYFYEHVTSNHLISEVPDYVSEECVIRLGDKTIPVGVSGMQQHMIEVRTTYPDLKMSITRQYCDGSFVISEFIMEGTHKGEWLGMKPSGKKLCITGVNVDKVIDGKIMEHGGAANTFEALFEARIICPAL, from the coding sequence ATGGATTATAAGGAAAAAGTAAAATATTTTTACGAGCATGTTACTTCCAATCATTTAATTAGTGAAGTTCCTGACTATGTATCCGAAGAGTGTGTGATCCGATTAGGAGACAAAACAATACCTGTTGGGGTATCGGGTATGCAGCAGCACATGATTGAGGTGAGGACGACTTACCCCGATCTAAAGATGAGTATTACACGCCAATACTGTGATGGTAGCTTTGTTATCTCTGAGTTTATTATGGAAGGAACCCATAAGGGAGAATGGTTGGGTATGAAGCCCTCCGGCAAAAAGTTATGCATTACTGGTGTGAATGTTGATAAAGTGATAGACGGAAAGATTATGGAACACGGTGGAGCAGCCAATACCTTTGAAGCCTTGTTTGAAGCCAGGATCATATGTCCGGCTTTATAA
- a CDS encoding DUF3788 domain-containing protein, which yields MLMKIPTNEEMISLIGQALFDVWIKLTDLIEAKYDMERLWNSGGKRWTYEYKYRRGGKTLCALYAKEAVFGFMIIFGKDERVEFETDRNNYSVEVQRIYDESTTYHDGKWMMFELTDTSLFSDMEKLLQIKRKPNKK from the coding sequence ATGCTTATGAAGATACCAACCAATGAAGAAATGATTTCTTTAATTGGTCAAGCATTATTTGATGTATGGATAAAGCTCACCGATTTAATTGAAGCAAAATACGATATGGAACGTCTTTGGAACAGCGGTGGGAAAAGATGGACCTATGAGTATAAGTATCGCAGGGGTGGCAAAACCTTATGTGCCTTATACGCAAAAGAAGCTGTGTTTGGCTTCATGATTATTTTCGGTAAGGATGAAAGAGTTGAATTTGAGACCGATAGAAACAATTATTCCGTAGAAGTACAACGTATTTACGATGAATCTACCACCTATCATGACGGTAAGTGGATGATGTTTGAATTGACTGATACTTCCCTGTTTTCTGATATGGAAAAGCTTTTACAAATTAAGCGGAAGCCAAATAAAAAGTAA
- a CDS encoding cupin domain-containing protein: protein MQVVNLIDEVNKNSELYVYKKIGLLNEHVLSVVQVENRTLDFHVHEHSDELFYVIEGSFYLETEGQKTKVNVGEFVIVPDLYED from the coding sequence ATGCAGGTGGTTAATTTAATCGATGAAGTCAATAAGAATTCGGAACTATATGTCTACAAAAAAATAGGACTGTTAAACGAGCATGTTCTTAGTGTTGTGCAAGTAGAAAATCGTACATTAGACTTTCATGTGCATGAGCATTCGGATGAATTGTTTTACGTCATCGAGGGCAGCTTTTATTTAGAAACCGAGGGGCAGAAAACGAAAGTCAACGTGGGGGAATTTGTGATTGTCCCTGACTTATATGAGGACTAG
- a CDS encoding DUF5780 domain-containing protein: MLYKKFSFLTICMATILVIGLISVLAWSAETSEPSQSNQEKSQVTFTDNNQSFIFENVELSYYDNGHPYLHDIKTNNTDKTITGIQYGMLGYDASGKPLKLQWNFLDSSSESTYEYLVKEELDLLPQQTYNATGGWSLYDSEKMDWPEIENAQPNNVAYALYQIKEISFEDGSVWKNSEYSNWLETYKGKTVEVLVLESFYPSKYKIMQ, encoded by the coding sequence ATGTTATACAAAAAGTTTTCTTTTTTAACAATTTGTATGGCTACTATACTAGTAATTGGTTTGATCTCTGTCTTAGCATGGTCAGCAGAAACAAGCGAACCTAGTCAATCTAATCAGGAAAAATCCCAGGTTACATTTACCGATAATAATCAATCCTTTATTTTTGAGAACGTTGAGTTGTCCTATTATGATAATGGCCACCCGTATTTGCATGATATTAAAACAAACAATACGGATAAGACAATAACTGGAATCCAGTATGGAATGTTGGGTTATGATGCGTCTGGCAAGCCGTTAAAGTTACAGTGGAATTTTCTGGACTCTTCATCTGAAAGCACCTATGAGTACTTGGTAAAAGAGGAACTCGATCTCTTGCCGCAACAGACCTATAATGCCACGGGTGGTTGGTCCTTGTATGACAGTGAAAAAATGGACTGGCCAGAGATAGAAAATGCACAGCCGAACAATGTAGCATACGCACTATATCAGATAAAAGAAATATCATTTGAGGACGGAAGCGTATGGAAGAATTCAGAATACAGTAATTGGCTGGAAACATATAAGGGAAAAACGGTGGAAGTTTTGGTGCTGGAAAGCTTTTATCCGAGTAAATATAAAATCATGCAATGA
- a CDS encoding cupin domain-containing protein, producing MKYTSFNEFKKANLFGTGIPNFMLAKNMTGKSYLKPLKMAGKALMLANVTFSPGSRCFWHIHRGSHGGGQILICAAGEGWYQEEGKEPISLVPGSVIDIPTDLLHWHGAKKDSWFSHLSIEVPGENCSNE from the coding sequence GTGAAATATACAAGTTTCAATGAATTTAAGAAAGCGAATCTATTTGGAACCGGGATTCCCAATTTTATGCTGGCAAAGAACATGACGGGAAAATCTTATCTGAAGCCACTGAAGATGGCAGGAAAAGCACTCATGCTTGCCAATGTCACCTTCTCTCCTGGTTCCCGCTGCTTTTGGCATATTCACAGGGGCAGCCATGGCGGCGGACAGATCTTGATTTGCGCAGCAGGCGAAGGCTGGTATCAGGAAGAAGGGAAGGAACCAATCTCACTGGTTCCCGGTAGTGTGATCGATATCCCAACGGATCTCCTGCACTGGCATGGTGCGAAAAAGGATAGCTGGTTCAGCCATTTGTCCATTGAAGTACCGGGAGAAAATTGCAGCAATGAGTAG
- a CDS encoding phosphotransferase family protein, translating to MAYLTKNIQSESTLMMLIGHAFPERMLKDLHELTEGYFNIAYEVSFEDGTKSVLKIAPDPKVTVMTYEQNIMEAEVCSMRLAAQKTNIPLPEVEFYDPSCTLCSSPYFFMQKLNGKSLSSQKPLLTSGQVSHIHFLVGSLNKEINRITNGSFGYPGKTALQGKIWFDVFAEMLRAVILDAEKESIDLTISSSELFGLLEQDKGIFKSIVTPRLVHWDIWDGNIFIEDGKLTGIIDWERCLWGDPLMEVGFRSYAQSADFLRGYGIEEFAEEEKRRIVWYDLYLLMIVAQEPVYRGYETADAYHWATALLREKYTELQEASSC from the coding sequence ATGGCATATTTAACAAAAAATATCCAAAGCGAATCCACACTCATGATGCTGATTGGGCACGCATTTCCGGAAAGAATGCTTAAAGATCTGCATGAGCTGACAGAAGGTTATTTTAATATCGCTTATGAAGTTTCTTTTGAAGATGGGACGAAAAGCGTCCTGAAGATAGCACCTGACCCCAAAGTAACGGTCATGACCTATGAACAAAATATCATGGAAGCGGAAGTGTGCTCGATGCGGTTGGCAGCGCAAAAAACCAATATCCCATTGCCGGAAGTGGAGTTTTACGATCCATCCTGCACGCTTTGCAGTTCCCCCTATTTTTTTATGCAGAAATTAAATGGGAAAAGCCTGTCTTCTCAGAAGCCATTGTTGACTTCCGGGCAAGTAAGCCATATTCATTTTCTGGTAGGTTCCTTGAATAAAGAGATTAACCGGATAACAAACGGCAGCTTTGGGTATCCCGGGAAAACGGCTCTTCAAGGGAAAATCTGGTTTGATGTTTTTGCTGAAATGCTGAGAGCCGTCATACTGGATGCCGAGAAAGAAAGCATTGACCTGACTATTTCCTCAAGTGAGCTGTTCGGATTACTGGAGCAAGATAAGGGAATATTCAAAAGCATCGTAACGCCCCGTCTGGTTCATTGGGACATATGGGACGGCAATATCTTCATTGAGGACGGAAAGCTTACAGGTATAATCGATTGGGAGCGCTGCCTGTGGGGTGATCCGCTCATGGAAGTGGGATTCCGGTCCTACGCCCAATCGGCTGACTTTTTGAGGGGATACGGAATTGAAGAATTTGCGGAAGAAGAAAAACGGAGAATTGTTTGGTATGATCTCTATTTGCTCATGATTGTGGCACAGGAACCGGTTTATCGAGGGTATGAGACGGCAGATGCCTATCACTGGGCAACCGCATTATTACGTGAGAAATATACAGAGCTGCAAGAAGCATCTTCTTGCTAG
- a CDS encoding VOC family protein, protein MKLGATLYIKNTIEAVALYTEAFGLTLGYHEKFPEGTFMHASLLRNGQEIFAVSESHNDNFVNIMLTSSLEGSRPTMSYGINFESEEEVKRAYEMLAKDGTVLLELGSLPWSSCCADVVDKYGVYWYIAV, encoded by the coding sequence ATGAAACTGGGAGCAACTTTATATATAAAAAATACCATTGAAGCTGTAGCACTTTACACAGAAGCCTTTGGACTGACCTTGGGATACCATGAGAAATTTCCGGAGGGCACATTTATGCATGCATCATTACTTAGAAACGGACAGGAAATATTTGCTGTCAGTGAATCACATAATGATAACTTTGTTAATATCATGCTCACATCATCATTAGAAGGATCACGCCCAACTATGAGCTATGGGATTAACTTTGAGAGTGAAGAAGAAGTAAAAAGGGCATATGAGATGTTAGCGAAGGATGGAACGGTGCTATTAGAACTGGGTTCACTTCCTTGGAGTTCCTGCTGTGCTGATGTCGTTGATAAGTATGGCGTATATTGGTATATCGCAGTATAG
- a CDS encoding TetR/AcrR family transcriptional regulator, with protein sequence MGIRDDQREKRYWEILSAALDLFIKKGYAATKVTDIAKAVGMSTGLLFHYFKSKEALYEELIKIGISGPDNALPTEEDEPLSYLQNTAESIFSGLKEHPFAAKMFVLMGQIYYTESAPQSLKDDVMALDIYTSTIDLMSRGQQRGVIRDGDPYALSIAYWSAIQGICEQMAVLPDAPCPKGEWIADMFRNRVRN encoded by the coding sequence ATGGGCATTCGAGATGATCAAAGAGAAAAAAGGTATTGGGAGATTCTTTCGGCAGCACTTGATTTGTTTATAAAAAAAGGATATGCTGCAACAAAAGTCACGGACATTGCCAAGGCGGTTGGCATGAGTACGGGGCTTTTGTTTCATTATTTTAAGTCCAAGGAAGCGCTTTATGAAGAGTTGATTAAAATCGGAATTTCTGGCCCGGATAACGCGCTGCCAACAGAAGAGGACGAGCCATTGTCCTATTTGCAAAACACTGCAGAATCCATATTCAGCGGTTTGAAAGAACACCCTTTTGCGGCCAAAATGTTTGTTTTGATGGGTCAGATATACTACACCGAATCTGCGCCTCAATCGCTTAAAGACGATGTTATGGCACTGGATATTTACACTTCCACCATAGATTTAATGAGTCGTGGTCAGCAGCGAGGTGTGATTCGCGATGGTGATCCTTACGCATTGAGTATTGCCTATTGGAGCGCTATTCAAGGTATCTGTGAGCAAATGGCAGTATTGCCGGACGCACCCTGCCCTAAAGGTGAGTGGATTGCGGATATGTTTAGGAATAGAGTAAGGAATTGA